From Microbacterium sp. LWH11-1.2, one genomic window encodes:
- a CDS encoding AAA family ATPase, translated as MTRHSLPRILDESPAWVQELDLSLPITAQYLITGNVHDVHPAPTSEGFVDAIDLVREILVANDYDLVYRFDSLEGIWLDHAADGVVSNDFFPDSHLNRATVGAVSKLADLLLRSAGQTHQRVALVVESGSTIWNDRDNVEASRLMLASRRLAIHDVNRVPGGERTVPGGNTIIWIADAESDAPEWLRHSDSTRILRIPVPSLGARRSASARLLTPMAPDGTTALDSAISSFAETTQGLTIRAMRSIAVLAHDQATGLDRIEEAVRSYLAGVVDSPWQDPQLLERIRHADTIIGRRVLGQPRAVRRALDILLRSALGLTGAHQGGGRARPQGILFFAGPTGVGKTELAKTLAEVLFGAEDAYIRFDMSEFSAEHSEARLIGAPPGYIGHRDGGELTNAVRERPFAVLLFDEIEKAHPRILDKFLQILDDGRLTDGSGETVYFSESVIIFTSNLGASAALHDAVASEQTESGSTAAAKILETIQRHFTDELERPELLSRMGDNIIVFDSITPEVGLELVGKYIDAVAETVQIRLGAHLEIGESVRQTLEQYALTKLAFGGRGIGNAIETALVNPLARSLADVARGEVVRVSNATMSNDGWQLTVRISRR; from the coding sequence ATGACACGCCACTCGCTTCCGCGCATTCTGGACGAATCCCCCGCCTGGGTGCAGGAACTCGATCTCTCGCTTCCCATCACCGCTCAGTACCTGATCACCGGCAACGTGCACGACGTGCACCCGGCCCCGACGTCCGAGGGTTTCGTCGACGCCATCGACCTGGTCCGCGAGATCCTCGTCGCGAACGACTACGACCTCGTCTATCGCTTCGACTCGCTCGAGGGCATCTGGCTGGACCACGCGGCCGACGGCGTCGTGAGCAACGACTTCTTCCCCGACTCGCACCTGAACCGCGCGACCGTCGGCGCCGTCTCGAAACTCGCCGACCTCCTGCTGCGATCGGCCGGGCAGACCCATCAGCGCGTCGCACTGGTCGTCGAATCGGGTTCCACGATCTGGAACGACCGCGACAACGTGGAAGCGAGCCGTCTCATGCTCGCCAGCCGACGACTCGCGATCCACGACGTCAACAGGGTTCCCGGAGGCGAACGCACCGTCCCGGGAGGGAACACGATCATCTGGATCGCCGATGCCGAGAGCGACGCACCGGAGTGGCTGAGGCATTCCGACAGCACCCGGATCCTCCGCATTCCCGTTCCCTCTCTCGGCGCCCGCCGCTCGGCTTCTGCACGACTCCTCACCCCCATGGCCCCCGACGGCACGACCGCGCTCGACAGCGCGATCTCGTCGTTCGCGGAGACGACGCAGGGCCTCACGATCCGGGCGATGCGCAGCATCGCGGTGCTCGCACACGATCAGGCGACCGGACTCGACCGCATCGAGGAGGCCGTGCGCAGCTACCTCGCCGGTGTCGTCGACAGCCCCTGGCAGGACCCGCAGCTCCTGGAGCGCATCCGACACGCAGACACGATCATCGGGCGTCGGGTGCTCGGCCAGCCGCGCGCCGTGAGGCGAGCATTGGACATCCTGCTCCGGTCTGCGCTCGGCCTGACCGGTGCGCACCAGGGAGGCGGACGAGCCCGACCTCAGGGCATCCTCTTCTTCGCCGGGCCGACCGGAGTCGGGAAGACCGAGCTCGCGAAGACGCTGGCCGAGGTGCTCTTCGGCGCGGAGGATGCGTACATCCGCTTCGACATGAGCGAGTTCTCGGCAGAGCACAGCGAAGCTCGACTCATCGGGGCACCTCCCGGCTACATCGGGCACCGTGACGGCGGCGAACTGACGAACGCCGTGCGCGAGCGCCCGTTCGCGGTGCTCCTGTTCGATGAGATCGAGAAGGCGCACCCGCGGATCCTCGACAAGTTCCTGCAGATCCTCGATGACGGGCGCCTCACCGACGGCAGCGGCGAGACCGTCTACTTCAGCGAATCCGTGATCATCTTCACATCCAATCTCGGGGCCAGCGCCGCGCTGCACGACGCCGTCGCCTCCGAGCAGACGGAGAGCGGATCCACGGCGGCGGCGAAGATCCTCGAGACCATCCAACGCCACTTCACCGACGAGCTCGAGCGACCCGAACTCCTCAGCCGCATGGGCGACAACATCATCGTGTTCGACTCGATCACCCCCGAGGTGGGGCTCGAGCTCGTCGGCAAGTACATCGACGCCGTCGCCGAGACGGTGCAGATCCGGCTGGGCGCGCATCTCGAGATCGGCGAGAGCGTGCGGCAGACCCTCGAGCAGTACGCGCTGACGAAGCTGGCCTTCGGCGGTCGCGGGATCGGGAACGCCATCGAGACGGCCCTGGTGAATCCGCTCGCGCGCTCACTCGCGGATGTCGCGCGGGGAGAGGTCGTCCGGGTCTCGAATGCCACGATGTCGAACGACGGATGGCAGCTCACCGTCCGGATCTCACGGCGCTAG
- a CDS encoding ROK family transcriptional regulator gives MTDQHVLALLGDAESPMSRAEVAEATGLSKPAVSAAAARLSERGVLHEVGVREGRRGGVATLFELNPDHGRSLAVVIQNDRITVQARDLRGRIRARTEAAVTPGTDSRSIVSTTNQLIDDATEIFDAPLLAAAVSIADPVDKNSGDPVVLSRSVFPAAAIQPASELAIGDAASVVVDNDVNWATLGEFREGELRGYENFVYVYFGQGLGAGLLLNGHLFRGHRGLAGEIGYLRDGTVTGGDITEQLAALGLGTADVYGIDLERAHDVLSRAPLVAAARESADVLALAIANLSIVVNPRAIAFGGPLSVFPAFTAVLEERLAALSIDPPRFVTSEATPLLGASLEAHRLALDEAGIPPAQRRAEQ, from the coding sequence ATGACCGATCAGCATGTGCTCGCACTCCTCGGTGACGCCGAGTCTCCGATGTCGCGCGCTGAGGTCGCCGAAGCGACGGGCCTGTCGAAGCCGGCCGTCTCGGCCGCCGCGGCCAGGCTCAGCGAGCGCGGCGTGCTCCACGAGGTGGGAGTGCGCGAGGGCCGGCGTGGTGGCGTCGCCACGCTGTTCGAGCTGAATCCGGACCATGGCCGCTCTCTCGCCGTCGTCATCCAGAACGACCGGATCACGGTTCAGGCGCGCGATCTCCGTGGCCGGATCCGTGCCCGCACCGAGGCCGCCGTCACCCCGGGAACCGACTCCCGCAGCATCGTGTCCACGACGAATCAGCTCATCGACGACGCGACCGAGATCTTCGACGCCCCCCTGCTCGCGGCGGCGGTCTCCATCGCCGACCCCGTCGACAAGAACTCCGGCGATCCGGTGGTGCTGTCGCGGTCGGTCTTCCCCGCTGCAGCGATCCAGCCCGCTTCCGAGCTCGCCATCGGAGACGCGGCCAGTGTGGTCGTCGACAACGACGTGAACTGGGCCACGCTCGGCGAGTTCCGCGAGGGCGAGCTCCGCGGATACGAGAACTTCGTCTACGTGTACTTCGGGCAGGGCCTCGGTGCCGGGCTCCTGCTCAACGGCCACCTCTTCCGCGGGCACCGCGGTCTCGCCGGAGAGATCGGCTACCTGCGTGACGGCACCGTCACGGGAGGCGACATCACCGAACAGCTCGCCGCGCTCGGCCTCGGCACCGCCGACGTGTACGGAATCGACCTCGAGCGAGCGCACGACGTGCTGTCCCGAGCCCCGCTCGTCGCCGCCGCCCGCGAGAGCGCGGACGTGCTGGCTCTCGCGATCGCGAATCTGTCGATCGTGGTCAACCCCCGCGCCATCGCGTTCGGCGGTCCCCTGAGCGTATTCCCCGCCTTCACCGCGGTCCTCGAAGAGCGCCTCGCCGCACTCAGCATCGACCCACCGCGATTCGTCACCAGCGAAGCGACGCCTCTTCTCGGCGCGAGCCTCGAAGCCCATCGGCTGGCACTCGACGAGGCCGGCATACCCCCAGCCCAACGGAGGGCCGAACAATGA
- a CDS encoding YbiU family protein — translation MTEQTSWATPPEDFPSAVRAVKKMLREQIGDVAGLFARIEAAIEPRVIEIEQTRERGEDVWPIVQYADIEAGTVPQETIDLIHRRGCAVVRGQVSPEQATEWDRSLVEYVDSNDFMSKYRGPGDDFFGNLDASKPEIYPIYWSTAQMEARQHEHTAKVQSFLNRMWKSESRGVTWFDPDQDSMYPDRIRRRPPGTSSNGLGAHTDSGSVERWLTPAYQQVFESIFHGDFDSYDPWDAAFRTEVDEYPSSTMCSVFRSFQGWLAMSEMAHDQGVLWVVPIPEAMAYILVRALLDDVPEDELAGAQNGKALAISDQWHPLLMRARAGIPTVQPGDSVWWHSDMIHGVAAVENQEGWGNVIYIPAAPMCAKNAAYAKDVAERFRRGESPADFPKEDYEVEWANRFQEDHLNQIGARGLGITRKARPVERSAALPRP, via the coding sequence ATGACTGAGCAGACAAGTTGGGCGACACCGCCGGAAGACTTCCCTTCCGCGGTTCGCGCAGTGAAGAAGATGCTTCGGGAGCAGATCGGCGACGTCGCCGGCCTCTTCGCCCGCATCGAGGCGGCGATCGAACCCCGAGTCATCGAGATCGAGCAGACGCGCGAGCGGGGCGAGGATGTATGGCCCATCGTGCAGTACGCCGACATCGAGGCCGGCACCGTGCCGCAGGAGACTATCGACCTCATCCACCGTCGTGGCTGTGCGGTGGTTCGCGGACAGGTCTCGCCCGAGCAGGCCACCGAGTGGGACCGGTCGCTGGTCGAGTACGTCGACAGCAACGACTTCATGTCGAAGTATCGCGGCCCCGGAGACGACTTCTTCGGCAATCTCGACGCGTCCAAACCTGAGATCTATCCGATCTACTGGTCGACGGCGCAGATGGAGGCTCGCCAGCACGAGCACACCGCGAAGGTGCAGAGCTTCCTCAACAGGATGTGGAAGAGCGAGTCCCGTGGCGTGACGTGGTTCGATCCCGACCAGGATTCCATGTATCCCGACCGGATCCGTCGTCGTCCTCCGGGAACGAGCTCGAACGGACTCGGCGCCCACACCGACTCGGGATCGGTCGAGCGCTGGCTGACGCCGGCATATCAGCAGGTCTTCGAATCGATCTTCCACGGGGACTTCGATTCGTACGACCCGTGGGACGCCGCGTTCCGCACCGAGGTCGACGAATACCCGTCGTCCACCATGTGCAGCGTCTTCCGGAGCTTCCAGGGCTGGCTCGCCATGTCGGAGATGGCACACGACCAGGGCGTGCTCTGGGTCGTGCCGATCCCTGAGGCGATGGCGTACATCCTCGTCCGCGCCCTCCTCGACGATGTGCCCGAAGACGAGCTGGCCGGCGCCCAGAACGGCAAGGCGCTCGCCATCAGCGATCAGTGGCATCCGCTGCTGATGCGTGCCCGCGCGGGAATCCCCACCGTCCAGCCCGGCGACTCGGTGTGGTGGCACTCGGACATGATCCACGGCGTCGCAGCGGTCGAGAACCAGGAGGGCTGGGGCAACGTCATCTACATCCCGGCAGCCCCGATGTGCGCGAAGAACGCCGCCTACGCGAAGGACGTCGCGGAGCGGTTCCGTCGCGGCGAGAGCCCGGCGGACTTCCCCAAGGAGGACTACGAGGTCGAGTGGGCCAACCGATTCCAGGAGGACCACCTGAATCAGATCGGCGCCAGAGGCCTCGGAATCACGAGGAAAGCTCGCCCGGTCGAGCGGTCGGCCGCGCTGCCTCGTCCGTGA
- a CDS encoding ABC transporter substrate-binding protein has translation MNTARLSRTVAALGVGSLAVAALAGCGANDTSGGSSGSDNALEVTSWWTSGSEADALDVLVKAVEEADSSLTVENAAVSGGGGANAKQALAARLQANDPPDAWQLHPDGELKSYVDGGQVADISDLWEENGWADDLPADVAEVQSVDGKYYTVPVGVHRGNVLWTSPSVLESAGVTLDDSTTVDDFLADMQKVADSGKTAICLGDKDVFASAQLLESFIMARVGADNWKKLFTNEYSFDSPEVQQALEDYKTALSLANSDHSALTWDEAAKKVAAGDCAVSLMGDWAYGELVNGGFEPGTDFGWASFPDSADIFDYVGDGFSIPANNIPNAEAAKLWLTTLMDPEVQTEFAAKKGSIPALTTADTSSLSEYQQETAATFTTAAVISSLAHGQVTTAEFARVYADAVTAFNGDQNIDSFLATLTSAQAGL, from the coding sequence ATGAACACAGCACGCTTGTCTCGCACCGTCGCCGCCCTGGGCGTCGGTTCCCTCGCCGTGGCCGCACTGGCCGGTTGCGGCGCCAACGACACCTCCGGCGGATCCAGCGGGTCCGACAACGCCCTCGAGGTCACTTCGTGGTGGACCTCGGGTTCGGAAGCCGACGCCCTCGACGTCCTCGTGAAGGCCGTCGAGGAGGCGGATTCCAGCCTCACCGTCGAGAATGCCGCGGTCTCGGGCGGCGGAGGGGCGAACGCCAAGCAGGCGCTCGCCGCTCGCCTCCAGGCGAACGACCCGCCGGACGCTTGGCAGCTGCACCCGGACGGCGAGCTGAAGAGCTACGTCGACGGAGGGCAGGTCGCCGACATCAGCGATCTGTGGGAGGAGAACGGGTGGGCGGACGACCTTCCGGCGGATGTCGCCGAGGTGCAGTCCGTCGACGGCAAGTACTATACGGTCCCGGTCGGAGTCCACCGTGGCAACGTGCTGTGGACGAGTCCGAGCGTCCTCGAGTCGGCGGGGGTGACACTCGACGACTCGACCACGGTCGACGACTTCCTCGCCGACATGCAGAAGGTGGCCGACAGCGGGAAGACCGCAATCTGTCTCGGAGACAAGGACGTGTTCGCCTCCGCCCAGCTGCTCGAGTCGTTCATCATGGCGCGCGTCGGAGCGGACAACTGGAAGAAGCTCTTCACGAACGAGTACTCGTTCGATTCGCCCGAGGTGCAGCAGGCGCTGGAGGACTATAAGACGGCACTGTCTCTCGCGAACAGCGATCACTCGGCACTGACGTGGGACGAGGCTGCCAAGAAGGTCGCGGCCGGCGACTGCGCCGTCAGCCTGATGGGCGACTGGGCCTACGGTGAGCTCGTCAACGGCGGTTTCGAGCCGGGCACCGACTTCGGCTGGGCGTCGTTCCCCGATTCGGCCGACATCTTCGACTACGTCGGCGACGGGTTCTCGATCCCTGCGAACAACATCCCGAACGCCGAGGCCGCGAAGCTGTGGCTGACCACGCTCATGGATCCTGAGGTCCAGACGGAGTTCGCCGCGAAGAAGGGGTCGATCCCGGCACTCACCACGGCGGACACCTCCTCGCTCTCCGAGTACCAGCAGGAGACGGCGGCGACCTTCACCACGGCCGCAGTGATCTCGAGCCTGGCACACGGACAGGTGACCACCGCCGAGTTCGCCCGGGTATACGCGGACGCCGTCACGGCGTTCAACGGAGACCAGAACATCGACTCGTTCCTCGCCACGCTGACGTCGGCGCAGGCCGGACTCTAG
- a CDS encoding sugar ABC transporter permease, whose translation MRTQRRAALAFAPTMLVSLIFVYVFIGTTIYISLSNWKVGTSRDLSVREPLGGTYLELVNEQRFQASIRNLIVFTVFFLLLAVLGGLIWALLIHHVVVARGLFRTVFLLPYALSFIVTGVAWRWIFAPSTGINQVLTFFGVENPPGWMTDTTILGAVNTPDGSDWLKVQLGVPVAMLPIIFAAAWQLLGFAMAMYLAGLAAIPEEQLEAASVDGANAWKRIRFITLPQLWPATVTCFVLLLHVALKIFDLVVSMSGSGPGFVTDVPGIYIYNYLASRYDKASAMAIVLLILTLCVIVPYLVRGYRKERRP comes from the coding sequence GTGCGAACGCAGCGACGTGCTGCGCTCGCGTTCGCGCCCACCATGCTCGTGAGCCTGATCTTCGTCTACGTCTTCATCGGGACGACGATCTACATCTCGCTGTCGAACTGGAAGGTCGGCACGTCGCGCGACCTCTCGGTCCGCGAGCCGTTGGGAGGCACTTACCTCGAACTCGTCAACGAGCAGCGATTCCAGGCGAGCATCCGCAACCTGATCGTGTTCACGGTGTTCTTCCTCCTTCTCGCCGTGCTCGGCGGACTGATCTGGGCGCTGCTCATCCATCATGTAGTCGTCGCGCGCGGCCTTTTCCGCACCGTGTTCCTCCTGCCCTACGCGCTCTCGTTCATCGTCACCGGCGTGGCGTGGCGGTGGATCTTCGCACCGTCGACGGGCATCAATCAGGTTCTGACGTTCTTCGGCGTCGAGAATCCACCGGGGTGGATGACCGACACGACGATCCTCGGAGCGGTCAACACGCCTGACGGTTCGGACTGGTTGAAGGTGCAGCTCGGTGTGCCCGTGGCGATGCTCCCGATCATCTTCGCGGCGGCCTGGCAGCTGCTCGGGTTCGCGATGGCCATGTACCTGGCCGGACTCGCCGCGATCCCCGAGGAGCAGCTCGAAGCGGCGTCGGTCGACGGTGCGAACGCATGGAAGCGCATCCGATTCATCACGCTCCCGCAGCTGTGGCCGGCCACGGTGACGTGCTTCGTGCTGCTGCTGCACGTCGCCCTGAAGATCTTCGATCTCGTCGTCTCGATGTCCGGTTCCGGACCCGGATTCGTCACGGACGTGCCAGGCATCTACATCTACAACTACCTCGCGAGCCGCTACGACAAGGCCTCGGCGATGGCGATCGTCCTGCTCATCCTCACGCTCTGCGTGATCGTGCCCTATCTCGTCCGGGGCTACCGCAAAGAACGGAGGCCGTGA
- a CDS encoding carbohydrate ABC transporter permease: MSVTTPTGTLDTRAISVPRKRRRLDTGEAGRRPRTAGEWVVLAICTLGLLGMLVPVYVIIATALAGSTGAPQFFLAFADQPSFEAFTGAWDKLHGSLLNSLQITIPAAALSCLIGSFNGFILSKFPFRYSTALFTILLVGMFIPFQSVIIPLFQFLSALHLQGTIVGLIIVHVIYGLPITTLIFRNYYEGIPSALVEAAAVDGAGIWRTYTRVFLPLSIPGFVVAGIFQVTNIWNDFLFAFILSSPAVWPATVTLNNMIGTTTVDYSELMAGAILVAAPTVILYLALGKYFVRGLTAGSVK, encoded by the coding sequence ATGTCGGTCACGACGCCCACAGGCACGCTCGACACGCGTGCGATCAGCGTTCCGCGCAAGCGGCGGCGCCTCGACACCGGAGAAGCGGGCCGCCGTCCGCGAACGGCGGGGGAGTGGGTGGTTCTCGCCATCTGCACCCTCGGTCTGCTGGGGATGCTCGTCCCGGTCTACGTGATCATCGCCACCGCGCTCGCCGGATCGACGGGTGCACCGCAGTTCTTCCTCGCGTTCGCGGATCAGCCGAGCTTCGAGGCGTTCACGGGCGCATGGGACAAGCTGCATGGTTCGCTGCTGAACTCCTTGCAGATCACGATCCCGGCCGCGGCGCTGTCGTGCCTGATCGGGTCCTTCAACGGGTTCATCCTCTCGAAGTTCCCGTTCCGGTACTCGACGGCGCTGTTCACGATCCTCCTCGTCGGGATGTTCATCCCGTTCCAGTCCGTGATCATCCCCCTGTTCCAGTTCCTCAGCGCGCTGCACCTCCAGGGAACCATCGTCGGCCTGATCATCGTCCACGTCATCTACGGCCTGCCCATCACCACGCTGATCTTCCGCAACTACTACGAGGGCATCCCGAGTGCCCTGGTCGAAGCCGCGGCGGTCGACGGCGCCGGCATCTGGCGGACGTACACCCGTGTGTTCCTGCCGCTGTCCATCCCGGGATTCGTGGTGGCGGGGATCTTCCAGGTGACGAACATCTGGAACGACTTCCTCTTCGCGTTCATCCTGTCGTCGCCCGCGGTCTGGCCCGCCACCGTCACCCTCAACAACATGATCGGCACGACGACCGTCGACTATTCGGAGCTGATGGCCGGCGCGATCCTCGTGGCGGCGCCCACGGTGATCCTGTATCTCGCTCTCGGCAAGTACTTCGTCCGCGGGCTCACCGCCGGATCGGTGAAGTAG
- a CDS encoding substrate-binding domain-containing protein, which produces MGLARVIQPFADVSFANLSSSEAALRAAGVQLIQGIDFEAIRIDSDWMSDAAELQLTHLKDRRHHPVAFAHPASAGLRELAERKREITSARAQQLGLTLTSTVTVGQDRSDTARRVKRWRSENPQVTAVVCFNDHVGLAILAALSDNAIAVPREIAVIGTDDAPSAQYSIPAMTTLRSDATAGAAQLTRAVVCALNGQKPPLIPPHTFTIVERDST; this is translated from the coding sequence GTGGGCCTCGCACGGGTGATCCAGCCGTTCGCCGACGTCTCGTTCGCGAACCTCAGCAGCAGCGAGGCGGCGCTGCGCGCCGCCGGCGTGCAGCTCATCCAGGGCATCGACTTCGAGGCGATCCGTATCGACAGCGATTGGATGTCGGATGCGGCCGAACTGCAGCTGACCCATCTGAAAGACCGTCGGCATCACCCGGTCGCGTTCGCGCACCCGGCGTCAGCGGGACTCCGCGAGTTGGCCGAGCGGAAACGCGAGATCACGAGTGCACGGGCTCAGCAGCTCGGGCTGACGCTGACGAGCACGGTGACGGTCGGACAGGACCGCAGCGACACGGCACGACGGGTGAAGCGCTGGCGGTCCGAGAACCCGCAGGTGACCGCTGTCGTCTGTTTCAACGACCATGTGGGACTCGCCATCCTCGCCGCACTCTCCGACAACGCGATCGCGGTTCCGCGCGAGATCGCGGTCATCGGGACCGATGACGCTCCGAGCGCCCAGTACTCGATCCCGGCGATGACGACCCTCCGCTCCGATGCGACCGCCGGCGCGGCGCAGCTCACGCGTGCGGTCGTCTGCGCGCTGAACGGTCAGAAGCCTCCGCTCATCCCTCCGCACACCTTCACGATCGTCGAGCGCGACTCCACCTGA
- a CDS encoding UTRA domain-containing protein → MGAPVLNIVRLRLADGVPISILENTLPGEFTDLTAEDFEKQGLYQLLRMRGVTMRVAKQRIGARAATARESELLKLPKHAALLTMSRTAFDNSGRAVEYGHHAYAPDLYTFEITLVDK, encoded by the coding sequence GTGGGCGCCCCCGTACTCAACATCGTCCGTCTGCGGCTGGCCGACGGAGTCCCGATCTCCATCCTCGAGAACACCCTGCCCGGAGAGTTCACCGACCTCACCGCCGAAGACTTCGAGAAGCAGGGGCTGTACCAGCTGCTGCGCATGCGCGGTGTCACGATGCGCGTCGCCAAGCAGCGCATCGGCGCACGCGCCGCGACGGCCCGTGAGAGCGAGCTGCTGAAGCTGCCGAAGCACGCGGCACTGCTGACGATGTCGCGCACGGCCTTCGACAACTCAGGTCGGGCGGTCGAGTACGGCCACCACGCCTACGCTCCCGACCTCTACACGTTCGAGATCACGCTCGTCGACAAGTAG
- a CDS encoding Lrp/AsnC family transcriptional regulator, with product MDAIDRKILSELQRDGRQTLTELADRVQLTVSPCHRRLRELERGGVITGYRAIIDPATVGLGFQALVFVIMREATREVIAAFEAAVGSIPQVVEADRLFGEPDYLLRVLARDLEHFQAVYDEQLSTLPGVQRLNTTLVMRPVVADRPLAVGTEVPAS from the coding sequence ATGGATGCCATCGACAGGAAGATCCTTTCCGAACTGCAGCGCGACGGTCGCCAGACGCTGACCGAACTCGCGGATCGAGTGCAGCTGACGGTGTCGCCGTGCCATCGGCGACTCAGGGAACTCGAACGAGGCGGTGTGATCACCGGCTACCGAGCGATCATCGACCCCGCGACGGTCGGGCTCGGCTTCCAGGCACTCGTCTTCGTGATCATGCGCGAGGCGACGCGAGAGGTCATCGCGGCGTTCGAAGCGGCCGTCGGGTCGATCCCGCAGGTCGTCGAGGCGGACCGGCTGTTCGGGGAGCCGGACTACCTGCTGCGGGTCTTGGCGCGCGATCTCGAGCACTTCCAGGCTGTGTACGACGAGCAGCTCAGTACGCTCCCGGGGGTTCAACGGCTCAACACCACCCTCGTCATGCGTCCTGTGGTCGCCGACCGACCGCTCGCGGTCGGGACGGAGGTGCCGGCGTCGTGA
- a CDS encoding response regulator transcription factor produces MSDSASRPARLTRPDGAPIRALVVDDEANLSELLRMAMGNEGWDARTAANGQEALNVIRTFEPDLIVLDVMMPGLDGMQVLSRVRDSGNDVPVLFLTAKDAVEDKIAGISAGGDDYVTKPFNLEEVIVRLRGMARRHVAVSIDSDSRLRVGDLTLDEDTYEVERAGTAVKLTAKEFELLRYLMQNPRRVLSKTQILEQVWSYDFGGNGSVVEIYISYLRKKIDTIGAPMIHTVRGVGYAIKPST; encoded by the coding sequence ATGAGCGATTCCGCATCGAGGCCCGCGCGTCTCACCCGTCCCGACGGGGCCCCGATCCGCGCCCTCGTCGTCGACGACGAAGCCAATCTCAGCGAGCTGCTCCGGATGGCGATGGGAAACGAAGGTTGGGATGCCCGCACGGCCGCGAACGGGCAGGAGGCCCTGAACGTCATCCGCACGTTCGAACCGGATCTCATCGTCCTCGATGTGATGATGCCCGGACTCGACGGCATGCAGGTGCTTTCGCGGGTGCGCGATTCCGGCAATGACGTGCCCGTGCTTTTCCTGACCGCGAAGGACGCGGTCGAAGACAAGATCGCCGGGATCTCCGCCGGGGGTGATGACTATGTGACCAAGCCGTTCAACCTCGAGGAGGTGATCGTGCGCCTTCGAGGGATGGCTCGTCGCCACGTCGCGGTGAGCATCGACTCCGACTCGCGCCTGCGCGTCGGGGACCTGACACTCGACGAGGACACATACGAGGTCGAGCGCGCCGGTACGGCGGTCAAACTCACCGCCAAGGAGTTCGAACTGCTCCGTTACCTGATGCAGAATCCACGCCGCGTGCTGAGCAAGACGCAGATCCTCGAGCAGGTGTGGAGCTACGACTTCGGCGGCAACGGCAGTGTCGTGGAGATCTACATCTCCTACCTCCGTAAGAAGATCGACACGATCGGCGCCCCCATGATCCACACGGTTCGCGGAGTCGGATACGCGATCAAGCCGTCGACATGA